The Parolsenella catena region CACAGCAGGTACGCCTGGCTCGCCCTCGCCATGGCGGCGGCCTTGAGCGCGCCGTCGTCGGCGTCGAACGTGCTGACCTCGCCCGTCTCGGCATCCATGCCGTACGCGCCCATGAACGCGGCGTCAAAGCGGAAGCGCCCCACCACGTCGAGCGCGATCGAGCCCGTGAGGCCCGAGAGGTCGGCCCGCATCGTGCCACCGCAGCACAGCGTGGTGACGCCGGGCGCGCCGGCCAGCGCCACGAGCACGTCGACCATGGGCGTCACGACCGTGCACCCCACGCCCGAGCTGGCGATAAGGCGGGCGAGCTGGACGCACGTGCTCGACATGTCGAGGTAGACGGTCTGGCCGGGCCCTACGAGCGGCAGCGCCTTGCACGCGATGGCGAGCTTCTCGCCGGCGTGCTGGTCGATGCGGGCGCTCATGGGCCGCTCGCGCACGTTCTCCACGCGCGTGGCCCCGCCGTAGACCTTCTGGCAACGGCCCTCCTCGGCAAGCTGCTTGAGGTCGCGGCGCATGAGGTCCTCCGTGACGCCGAAGCGCCTCGCAAGCTCCGAGACGGTGACGCGGCCCGTCTCGTCGATGATGCGCGCAACCTGCGCGCGGCGCTCCTCTGGAAACATCGATCCTCCTTGGCGGTCGCTCCTTGTCCGTAAGTATACCAATTGGGGATAAATACGCATAACTACGCCGAGAATCGCGCCTAACGGCTTGCAAACTAGGAGAAAACAGACTACTTTGGGGCCAATTGGGAGGGCGCCGCGCCAACCGGGAAGGTGCCACGCCAACTCAGCCCCACAACCACGTCTGATGGGAGAGCCCATGCTCACGGACCGCATGCAAGCGATGAAGGACAAGATCTTCTCGACCCCGCGCGTCATCTCGCTCGAGCGCGCGCGACTCTACACCCAGAGCTGGAGGCAGACGGAGGGGCAGCCCGTCGTCGTCCGTCGCGCCCGAGCCGTGGCAAGCGTGCTTGCCGGCCACAGGATCGTCATCGACGACACGGACCTCATCGTGGGCAACCGCAGCGAGACCCCGCGCGCCGGCGTCGTGTCACCCGAGATGAGCCCATACTGGATTGCCGAGGAGCTCGACGCGTTCCCCACGCGACCCCAGGACCCCTTCGACATCTCCGAGCGGGACAAGGCGGAGCTTCGCGAGGAGCTGCTGCCCTACTGGAGCGGGCGTTCGCTCAACGACTGGTATCGCGCCCACCTCGATGCGGACGTGGCGGCGGCCGAGGCGGACAAGGTCTTCTCCGTGGCGCAGACTGACAAGGGCCAGGGCCACATCATCTGCGACTTCCCGCTCGTGCTCGCCTGCGGCTACGGCACCATCCTCGAGCGCGCCCGCGCACGTGCCGCCGCAGAGCCCGACAACGCCTTCCTGAGCGCGGCCGTCATCTCGCTCGAGGCCATGATTGCCTACATCGGCCGCTACGAGCGCGCCGCTCGCGAGCTCATCGTGCGCTCGACGCCCGAGCGTGCCGCCGAGCTCGAGCGCATTGCCGGCATTCTCGCGCACATCGCCACCGAGCCCGCCCGCGACCTCTACGACGCCATCCAGCTCGTGTGGCTCACGGAGGTCGCCCTCATGCACGAGAGCAACGCCTCGTCGCTGTCGCTGGGCCGCGTCGACCAGTACTTGTGGCCCTACTTTGAGGCGAGCATGGCAGCCGGCGAGAGCCCCGAGGCCATCCGCGAGCTCATCCAGTGCTTCTACCTCAAGCTCAATACGATCATCGCCGTGCGATCCACGGAGAGCGCCCGCTTCTTCGCGGGCTTCCCCATCGGCTTCAACCTCGTGGTCGGCGGCGTGGACGAGACGGGCGCGGACGCCACGAACGAGCTGAGCCTGCTGCTGCTCGACGTCCAGCGCGACACCCGCCTGCCGCAGCCCAACCTGTCCATGCGCGTGCATGCCGGCACGCCGGACGTGCTGCTCCGCGAGGCCTGCGAGATCATCCGCCTGGGAGACGGCCTGCCGCAGCTGTTCAACGACGAGGTCAACGTCCGCGCGTTCATGAACCGCGGCGTGTCCGAGGCCGACGCGCGCGACTACGCCGTCGTGGGCTGCGTGGAGCTGTCCATCCCGGGGTGCATGTATGGCCTGCACGACATCTCGATGTTCAACATGCTCCGTTGCCTCGAGCTTGCGCTGGCCGCCCACCCGCAGGGCTTTGCGAACTACGCCGAGCTCGAGCGTGCGGTGGAGGCCACGATATCCCGCTACGTCTCGCTCATGGTGCGCGGCTGCGACACGTGTGACCTCGCACATCGCGTGACCTCGCCCACGCCGCTGCTGTCGTGCCTCGTCGCCGACTGCCTCGCGCAGGGCAAGGACGTCACGCAGGGAGGGGCGCGCTACAACCCCTCGGGCGTGCAGGGCGTGGGCACGGCAAACCTCGCCGACTCGCTCGTGACCCTGCGCCGCGGCGTGCTGGGAGACGACGGGCGTGGTGGTCACGTGACGCCCCTCGCGAGCTGGGAGCGGCTCAAGGGGGCGCTTGGCCGCGACTGGTCGGGCGAGGGCGACGAGCTGCTGCGCCAGACGATTCTCAATCGCATGCCCAAGTACGGAAACGACGTGGACGAGGTCGACCTCCTCGGCCGGCACTTCCTCGAGTTCTACGCCCATGAGGTCGAGCGCTACGAGAACGTGCGAGGCGGGCACTTCCAGCCGGGCAGCTACACGGTCTCGGCGCACGTGCCGCTGGGGGCCGCCTGCGGCGCCACGCCTGACGGCCGCCATGCTCACGAGCAACTCGCCGACGGCGGCCTGTCGCCCATGACGGGCAGGGACGCCCACGGCCCTACGGCGAGCCTCATGAGCGTGAGCAAGCTCAACAACGTGCTCGAGAGCAACGGCAGCCTGCTCAACGTCAAGTTCTCGCCGTCTGCCCTGGCGGGCGAGGCGGGCCTGGCAAAGCTCATGGGCTACGTCAGGGCCTTCTCGCGCCTGGGGATCCAGCACATCCAGTTCAACGTCGTGGACCGCGCTACGCTCATCGACGCGCAGGAGCATCCCGAGCGCCATCGTGACCTCGTCGTGCGCGTGGCCGGCTACAGCGCGTTGTTCGTCGAGCTGTCGCGCACGCTGCAAGACGACATCATCAACAGGACCGAGCATGTGCTGTAGGGCGGCCGGCGAGCGGGCGGGCGAGGAGCGCGCGGGCGAGTGCGTCGCGTCCGCGCGGCACCGGCTGTGCGTCACGAACGTCCAGCGCTTCTCGCTGCATGACGGTGGCGGCATCCGCTCCGTGGCGTTCACGAAGGGCTGCCCGTTCCGATGCCCGTGGTGCTGCAACCCCGAGAACCTCTCGTTCGAGCCCGAGGAGTGCTGGCACGAGAAGCTGTGCTGCGGTTGCTCGGCGCGCCCGGACGGCTCGCGTGACGCAAACGGCGCCCCGTGCGACACCCCGCCCGAGCGCTGTCCCATGGCTGCCAAGGAGCTGCTCGGCACCTGGCGGGAGGTGGACGGGCTCGCCGACGAGCTGCTGCGCGACCTTCCGTTCTTCGAGGAGAGCGGCGGCGGCGTCACCGTGAGCGGCGGCGAGTGCCTCGCGGGGGCCGCCCGGCAGCGCGCCGTCATCGCGTTGCTCGAGCGCTGCCATGCCGCCGGAGCCGCCACGGCGCTCGAGACGACGCTCGCGGTGCCGTTGGCCGTGCCGCTCGATCGCCTCGTGGGCGCCTGCGACGCCTTCCTCGTTGATTTCAAGATCGCCGACCGTGCGAGAAGCCTCGCGGTCACGGGCATCGACCCGCTCGTGCGCGACGCCAACGTCGCGCGCGTTGTCGCTGCTGGCGGCCGCGTCGTGGCACGCATGCCCGTCATCCCCGGCTTCACCGATGGCGACGCCTGCATCCGCGCCAACGCCCGCCGCGCGCGCGAGCTGGGCATCCGGCGTGCCGACGTTCTGCCGTTCCACCAGCTGGGGGAGAGCAAGTACGCCTCGGTGGGGCGCGCGTACGGAATGGGTGGTGTGGCCCAGCTATCCGAGGAGGACGTCGAGCGCGCCCTCGAGCTGGTCCGGGCCGAGGGCCTTCTCGCCACGCTGCGTGGCGAGTGACAGGGTGTTCGATGGCCGAATGCTTCCCATCCAGCTCGCGCCGCCGTGCCCCTCTCGTGCTTCCCTCCTATAATTGACGCGTTTGCATACGTGCGCCGGCCGCGTGCCGGCCGAGGGGAGGATCCATGGAGCGCCCAAGCGCCTGGAAGAAGTACACGAGCGAGCAGAGCGAGGAGCTTGAGGCCCTGAGTGGCCGCTACCGCTCCTTCATCAGCGAGAACAAGACGGAGCGCGAGTGCGTTGCCGCGGGCGTGGCCCTGGCCGAGGCCGCGGGCTACGTGAGCCTCGATGCGGCCATCGCCGCCGGCAAGCCGCTCAAGGCGGGCGACAAGGTCTACGTCAACACGCGCGGCAAGGCCCTCACGCTGTTCAACATCGGCACGGCCCCGCTCGCGGCCGGCCTGAACATCCTGGGCGCCCACGTTGACTCGCCGCGCCTCGACGTCAAGCAGAATCCCGCCTACGAGAAGGCCGACCTCGCGTTTCTCGACACGCACTACTACGGTGGCCTCAAGAGCTCGCTGTGGGTCGCCACGCCGCTCGCCATCCACGGCGTCGTGGCCAAGAAGGACGGTAGCGTCGTGCCCGTCGTGGTGGGCGAGGACCCGGCAGACCCGGTCTTCTGCATCTCAGACATCCTCATCCACCTCGCCGGCGAGCAGATGAAGAAGACGCACGCCGAGGCCGTGGATCCCGAGAGCCTCGACGTCATCGTGGGCGGCAAGCCCGTCGTCATCACGGGCGACGAGAACGCCAAGGACGCCGACGCGCCCAAGGAACCCGTGAAGCAGATGCTGCTCGGCCTTCTCGCCGAGCGCTATGGCATCGAGGAGGAGGACCTGCTCTCCGCCGAGCTGGAGATCGTGCCGGCCGGCCCCGCGCGTGACATGGGCCTCGACCGCTCCATGGTGCTGGGATACGGCCAGGACGACCGCGTGTGCGCCTACACCTCGCTCGAGGCCATGCTCGAGGTCACGGACGTGGAGCGCACGAGCGTCTGCCTGCTCGTCGACAAGGAGGAGATTGGCTCGGTGGGTGCCACGGGCATGCAGGCCCACTACTTCGAGAACGCGCTCGCCGAGGTCATGGAGCTCGCAGGCGAGGGCGGAGACCTGGCACTGCGCCGAGCGCTCGCCAACTCCCGCATGCTGTCGAGTGACGTCTCCGCCGGCTTCGACCCGGCCTACGCCGGCCAGTTCGAGGAGAAGAACAGCGCCTACCTTGGCCACGGCCTGTGCTTCAACAAGTATACGGGCGCGCGCGGCAAGAGCGGCTCCAACGACGCGGACGCCGAGTACATGGCCTACGTGCGCAACGTCATGGACGAGGCGAGCGTGAGCTTCCAGACCTGCGAGCTCGGCCGCGTGAACGCCGGTGGTGGCGGCACGATCGCCTACATCATGGCGCGCTATGGCATGGACGTCATCGACTCGGGCGTGGCCGTGCTCTCCATGCACTCGCTGTGGGAGGTCACGAGCAAGGCCGACATCTATGAGGCCTACCGCGGCTATAAGGCGTTCATCGAGCGTCCGTAGCGCTTATGGCCTCGGCGCGTCCCAAAGGGGTCTGACAGCTTTGGGACGCGCCCCCTAGAACGGGACGTTGCCAAAGAACGTGCTCGTGGAGCCGTCCGGCCCATGGACCGTGTGGATGTTGCCGCTGCCCATGACGGTGCTCATGCCCTCGGGGCCAAAGACGGTCTTTATCGGGCCGCTGCCCATGACGGTCGAGACCCCGTTGGGCCCAAAGACGGTGTTGCCCACCCTCGTGTACATCCCGTCGTGGCCGTTCGTGCCGCTGACCCAGGCCGTGTTGCCGCTGCTGAACACGCTGCCCGAGCCTCTCGGTCCGCTGAACGTTCCAAATCCGTTGCGGTTCTCGCTCGATCCGAACATCGAACCCTCCTCATCCCAGCTGTTTGCCCTGATAATCGTGAGGATACCCGCGTTTGCGGACAATAAGGCCGCACACCCAAAGAAGACGGAACGGAGGCCCCGTGACAAGGACGTCTACCCAGCGCTACGAGAGCGGCGCCGAACCAGACCGCCCAGACCAGCGCGTCACGCGCGAGGGCCGCGCGGAGCGTCGCGAGCGGGAGCGCCGCCGCGAGCGGCTCGAGCGCGAGGGCATGTGGCAGGTCGTGAGCTCTTGCGCAAAGAAGCGCAGGTACGTGACGTACGACCAGGCCCGCGCCGTGGTCCGCCACCGCGAGCGGGAGGGCGGCGAGCCCCTGTTCATCTATCGCTGCGAGCACTGCGGCGGCTGGCACATCACCCACCAGGCAGACCAGCAGCGCTACGGCCGCGAGGCCGGCAGGGCCGCCGAGGAGCGCCTTGCCCGGCAGGCCGCGCAGCAGGCCGTGGGCCCGGCCCCGCGCTTTGCCGTCGACGACCTCGTCATCGACGTCGCAAGCGGCATGCCCTGCGTCGTCGTTGCCGTGGGCGAGCAAGGCGGCGAGCCCGCCTACGAGCTCTCCAGCGCAGATGGCGCCTCCGAGCTTGGCTGGGTCCGCGAGTCAGGCGTGTCGGAGGCGTGACGTTCCTGCTCTTGGCGGCCCTGTCGCTCTTGTGAAGCAAATGGCCGTGGGGCATGGCGTGGGTATATATCCCCTACGAACACGTCGCGCCCGCCGGCGCGCATCCAGGGAGGCCCCATGCAGACCGCCACGCTCACCTATCCCAGCCATGACGGCACCTCGACCATACGCGCCCTCGTGTGGGAGCCCGACGACGCGGCCCGGCCGGACCTCTCGCCCCGCGCCATCGTCCAGCTCGTCCACGGCATGTCCGAGCACGTCGAGCGCTACGCGCCGTTCGCGGAGTTTCTCGTGTCCCATGGGTTTGTCGTGTGTGCCAACGACCACGTGGGCCATGGCAAGACGGCCTGCTCGGCAGACGACCTGGGCCACATGCCGCTCGAGGCGGGGGAGGATGCGCTCGTCGAGGACGTCCACGCCCTGCGCGAGAGGGTCCGCGAGCGCTATCCGGGGACGCGTCACGTGATGTTTGGCCACTCGATGGGCAGCTTCGTCACGCGCGTCTACCTCACGCGGCATGCCGAGGGCCTCTCGGCCGCCATCCTGTGCGGCACGGGCCAGCAGCCGCGCACCCAGACCATGGCGGGCCGCGTGCTCACGCGCCTGCTTGCCGCGCTGCGCGGCGAGCGCCATCGCAGCCGCCTCATCGACTCCATGGGCGCCGGCGCCTACGGCCGCGCCATCAAGGACGCGCGGACGAGCGTGGACTGGATCGCGACGGATCCGGACGTCGTGGACGAGTACATCGCCGACCCCCTGTGTGGCCAGACGTTCACGGTGGGCGCCTATGGCGTGCTCGCCTCGCTCGTCGCGGACGCAACGGATGCTCGTCTTGCGCGGCGTGTGCCCCGTGACCTGCCGCTTCTGTTCATCGCCGGCGCCGAGGACCCCGTGGGGGAGTGCGGCCGGGGCGTGAGCCGCGCCGTCGACGAGTACAGAAACGCCGGCTTGCGCCTCGTGGAGAAGACCATCTACCCTGGTGCCCGCCACGAGATCTTGAACGAGCCCATCCGCGAGACGGTCTGGGCAGACGTGGAGGCATTCCTCGCGCGCCAGGGCGTGTAGGGGTCGTTTCTGTTACCCGGGCAGAAGTGACGCAGGCTTTGACTCGCTGGCGCCCGCAAGGGGCCTCTTGGAGTCAAAGCCTGCGTAGTTTCGCGCCCTGGTTTCGCGCCCTGGTTTCGCGCCCTGATTCTCGCGTGGCCGCGCGGCGGCCCGTCCGTCTACTCCGCGCCGTTCTCGTAGCCCTCGAGCTTGCTCGTGCAGTGCGGGCAGCGCGTGGCGTCGTCGGCGATCTGCTGCTTGCAGAACGGGCACACGCGTGGCTCGGGCGCGGCGTCCTGCTCGGCCTTCTTGGCCAGGCCCGCCTTCTCGGCGGCAAGGTCCCTGAGGCGGTTGACCTCGTTCATCGCCTTGACGATGGCGAACACCGCCGCGGCCGTGATGAGGAAGTTGATGACGGCCGATATGAACGCGCTGAAGTCGATAACCGAGCCGTTCAGGTTAATCGACAGACCCGGCACGCCCGGTGCGCCGCCCGTGACGAACGAGATGAGCGGCTGGATGACGTTCGTGACCAGGGCGTTCACCACGGCGGTGAACGCGCCGCCGATGATGACGCCAACTGCCATGTCCATCACGTTGCCCCTGTTGATGAACTCGGCGAACTCGGCGATGACGCCCTTCTTGCCGTCCTTGGCCATGCGTGCCTCCATGTGGTCTGGTCCCCGCGACCCCCTGATTATGTGCGACTGCCCCGCGCTGGGCAAACGCCTCTGCCGTTCGCTCATCGTGGTATTCTGGACTGCTAGTTGTACGTGCATGGGGAGCACGTTGCGGCCTATGCCGGGCGTGCGTCCCACAGCCTTGCGAGAGGATGGTTCTTCCGTGGCAGAGAACACGCCCGCGGCCGGCGCCGCCGACATGCCCAAGACCTACGACCCGGCAACCGCCGAGCCCCAGCTCATCGACGAGTGGATCGATGCCGGCTGCTACCAGCGCAGTAAGGGCGTCGGCGACTGCACCGTCGTCATCCCCCCGCCCAACGTCACCGGCGTGCTGCACATGGGCCACGCCATGGACGACTCCATCCAGGACACCATCATCCGCTACAACCGCATGCGCGGCCGCTCCACGCGCTGGATCGTGGGCACGGACCACGCCGGCATCGCCACGCAGACCAAGGTGGACAAGAAGCTCAAGAGCGAGGGCATCTCGCGCCTGGAGATCGGCCGCGAGAAGTTCATCGACGCGTGCTGGGACTGGAGGCGCGAGTACGGCGGCACCATCATCAAGCAGATCCGCCGCATGGGCTGCTCGGTGGACTTCTCCGACGAGCGCTTCACGATGGACCCCGAGTACGCCAAGGCCGTGCGCAAGGTCTTCTGCGACTGGTACCACGACGGCCTCATCTACCGTGGCAAGCGCATCGTCAACTGGTGCCCCTCCTGCACCACGGCCATCTCCGACGACGAGGCCGAGTACAAGGACGAGAAGGGCCACCTGTGGCACCTGCGCTACCCGCTCACCGAGCCGGTGAACGGGCAGGACTACATCGTTGTCGCCACGACGCGCCCCGAGACGATGCTCGGCGACACGGGCGTTGCCGTGAGCCCCTCTGACCCCGAGAAGGCCGCGTTCGTGGGCAAGACGGTCATGCTGCCCATCGTGAACCGCGAGATCCCCATCTTCTCCGACTACCACGTCGACAAGGACTTTGGCTCGGGCTTCGTGAAGGTCACGCCCGCGCACGACCCCAACGACTACGCCATGGGCCAGGCCCACGACCTGCCGCAGATCAACATCTTCGACGAGCACGCCGTCGTCGTGGACGGCTACGACGAGTTCTCCGGCATGAACCGCGACGAGTGCCGCAAGGCCGTCGTCGACTGGTTCGACGAGCATGGTCTGCTCGACCACGTCGACGAGCTCGACCACTCCGTCATGCACTGCTACCGCTGTGACTCCGCGCTCGAGCCGTGGCTGTCCGAGCAGTGGTTCGTGGCCGTCGACAAGCTCAAGGGCCCGGCGCTCGACGTCGTGACCTCGGGCAAGATCAAGTTCCACCCGGCCCGCTGGACCGATACCTACACCACCTGGATGGAGAACCTCAAGGACTGGTGCATCTCGCGCCAGCTGTGGTGGGGACACCGCATCCCGGTCTTTTATTGCGAGGACTGCGGCTGGGAGGACGCGTGCATGGACGACGTGCACGAGTGCCCGCACTGCCACGGCCACCACGTCCACCAGGACGAGAACGTGCTGGACACCTGGTTCAGCTCCCAGCTGTGGACGTTCGCCACGCAGGGCTGGCCCGACCACCCCGAGCAGATGGAGGGCCACCACCCCACGAAGGCGCTCGTCACCGCGCGTGACATCATCGCGCTGTGGGTCGCCCGCATGATCATGAGCTCGCTGTACTTCACCAAGGAGATCCCGTTCCAGGACGTGGTCATCTACGCCACGATCCTGGCCAAGGACGGCAGCCGCATGTCCAAGTCCAAGGGCAACGGCGTGAACCCCATGGACCTCATCGCCAAGTACGGCGCGGACGCCATGCGCTACAACATGCTCACGCTCATCACGAACAACCAGGACGTCAAGTTCGACGCCAACATCGACAGGAAGACCAAGGAGCTCATCGACAGCCCGCGCACCGAGCAGGCCCGTGGCTTCGTCACCAAGATCTGGAACGCGAGCCGCTTCGTGCTCATGAACATGGACGGCTACACGCCCGGCCCTGCCAAGGCCGCCACGCCCGAG contains the following coding sequences:
- a CDS encoding formate C-acetyltransferase/glycerol dehydratase family glycyl radical enzyme; translation: MLTDRMQAMKDKIFSTPRVISLERARLYTQSWRQTEGQPVVVRRARAVASVLAGHRIVIDDTDLIVGNRSETPRAGVVSPEMSPYWIAEELDAFPTRPQDPFDISERDKAELREELLPYWSGRSLNDWYRAHLDADVAAAEADKVFSVAQTDKGQGHIICDFPLVLACGYGTILERARARAAAEPDNAFLSAAVISLEAMIAYIGRYERAARELIVRSTPERAAELERIAGILAHIATEPARDLYDAIQLVWLTEVALMHESNASSLSLGRVDQYLWPYFEASMAAGESPEAIRELIQCFYLKLNTIIAVRSTESARFFAGFPIGFNLVVGGVDETGADATNELSLLLLDVQRDTRLPQPNLSMRVHAGTPDVLLREACEIIRLGDGLPQLFNDEVNVRAFMNRGVSEADARDYAVVGCVELSIPGCMYGLHDISMFNMLRCLELALAAHPQGFANYAELERAVEATISRYVSLMVRGCDTCDLAHRVTSPTPLLSCLVADCLAQGKDVTQGGARYNPSGVQGVGTANLADSLVTLRRGVLGDDGRGGHVTPLASWERLKGALGRDWSGEGDELLRQTILNRMPKYGNDVDEVDLLGRHFLEFYAHEVERYENVRGGHFQPGSYTVSAHVPLGAACGATPDGRHAHEQLADGGLSPMTGRDAHGPTASLMSVSKLNNVLESNGSLLNVKFSPSALAGEAGLAKLMGYVRAFSRLGIQHIQFNVVDRATLIDAQEHPERHRDLVVRVAGYSALFVELSRTLQDDIINRTEHVL
- the mscL gene encoding large conductance mechanosensitive channel protein MscL, coding for MAKDGKKGVIAEFAEFINRGNVMDMAVGVIIGGAFTAVVNALVTNVIQPLISFVTGGAPGVPGLSINLNGSVIDFSAFISAVINFLITAAAVFAIVKAMNEVNRLRDLAAEKAGLAKKAEQDAAPEPRVCPFCKQQIADDATRCPHCTSKLEGYENGAE
- a CDS encoding glycyl-radical enzyme activating protein, which gives rise to MCCRAAGERAGEERAGECVASARHRLCVTNVQRFSLHDGGGIRSVAFTKGCPFRCPWCCNPENLSFEPEECWHEKLCCGCSARPDGSRDANGAPCDTPPERCPMAAKELLGTWREVDGLADELLRDLPFFEESGGGVTVSGGECLAGAARQRAVIALLERCHAAGAATALETTLAVPLAVPLDRLVGACDAFLVDFKIADRARSLAVTGIDPLVRDANVARVVAAGGRVVARMPVIPGFTDGDACIRANARRARELGIRRADVLPFHQLGESKYASVGRAYGMGGVAQLSEEDVERALELVRAEGLLATLRGE
- a CDS encoding alpha/beta fold hydrolase — encoded protein: MQTATLTYPSHDGTSTIRALVWEPDDAARPDLSPRAIVQLVHGMSEHVERYAPFAEFLVSHGFVVCANDHVGHGKTACSADDLGHMPLEAGEDALVEDVHALRERVRERYPGTRHVMFGHSMGSFVTRVYLTRHAEGLSAAILCGTGQQPRTQTMAGRVLTRLLAALRGERHRSRLIDSMGAGAYGRAIKDARTSVDWIATDPDVVDEYIADPLCGQTFTVGAYGVLASLVADATDARLARRVPRDLPLLFIAGAEDPVGECGRGVSRAVDEYRNAGLRLVEKTIYPGARHEILNEPIRETVWADVEAFLARQGV
- a CDS encoding aminopeptidase, which encodes MERPSAWKKYTSEQSEELEALSGRYRSFISENKTERECVAAGVALAEAAGYVSLDAAIAAGKPLKAGDKVYVNTRGKALTLFNIGTAPLAAGLNILGAHVDSPRLDVKQNPAYEKADLAFLDTHYYGGLKSSLWVATPLAIHGVVAKKDGSVVPVVVGEDPADPVFCISDILIHLAGEQMKKTHAEAVDPESLDVIVGGKPVVITGDENAKDADAPKEPVKQMLLGLLAERYGIEEEDLLSAELEIVPAGPARDMGLDRSMVLGYGQDDRVCAYTSLEAMLEVTDVERTSVCLLVDKEEIGSVGATGMQAHYFENALAEVMELAGEGGDLALRRALANSRMLSSDVSAGFDPAYAGQFEEKNSAYLGHGLCFNKYTGARGKSGSNDADAEYMAYVRNVMDEASVSFQTCELGRVNAGGGGTIAYIMARYGMDVIDSGVAVLSMHSLWEVTSKADIYEAYRGYKAFIERP
- a CDS encoding DeoR/GlpR family DNA-binding transcription regulator, whose amino-acid sequence is MFPEERRAQVARIIDETGRVTVSELARRFGVTEDLMRRDLKQLAEEGRCQKVYGGATRVENVRERPMSARIDQHAGEKLAIACKALPLVGPGQTVYLDMSSTCVQLARLIASSGVGCTVVTPMVDVLVALAGAPGVTTLCCGGTMRADLSGLTGSIALDVVGRFRFDAAFMGAYGMDAETGEVSTFDADDGALKAAAMARASQAYLLCESAKFSAFGTYRFASLADFDALVCDAETGTGVDRVRSLGVDVL
- a CDS encoding valine--tRNA ligase: MPKTYDPATAEPQLIDEWIDAGCYQRSKGVGDCTVVIPPPNVTGVLHMGHAMDDSIQDTIIRYNRMRGRSTRWIVGTDHAGIATQTKVDKKLKSEGISRLEIGREKFIDACWDWRREYGGTIIKQIRRMGCSVDFSDERFTMDPEYAKAVRKVFCDWYHDGLIYRGKRIVNWCPSCTTAISDDEAEYKDEKGHLWHLRYPLTEPVNGQDYIVVATTRPETMLGDTGVAVSPSDPEKAAFVGKTVMLPIVNREIPIFSDYHVDKDFGSGFVKVTPAHDPNDYAMGQAHDLPQINIFDEHAVVVDGYDEFSGMNRDECRKAVVDWFDEHGLLDHVDELDHSVMHCYRCDSALEPWLSEQWFVAVDKLKGPALDVVTSGKIKFHPARWTDTYTTWMENLKDWCISRQLWWGHRIPVFYCEDCGWEDACMDDVHECPHCHGHHVHQDENVLDTWFSSQLWTFATQGWPDHPEQMEGHHPTKALVTARDIIALWVARMIMSSLYFTKEIPFQDVVIYATILAKDGSRMSKSKGNGVNPMDLIAKYGADAMRYNMLTLITNNQDVKFDANIDRKTKELIDSPRTEQARGFVTKIWNASRFVLMNMDGYTPGPAKAATPEDAWMLSRLAKMVAASTERLEAYELGDYARDLQSFFWGEVCDWYIELCKGRLLDGEGAERLQVQRNLVYVLDASLRMLHPVMPFVTESVWDAMPASELDANGQGGYDEHVGRFLMMAAWPEPDAFAPFVNDEAESTFDIARRLVADVRSARARYKLSPKTELAVVVSAGADAVAKLTSQAEFVKSVGRVSELAVAEGAEKPAASVTLVEPDFEAFVVMGDLVDFAAEGKKLEKDLAKAEKELAGVERTLANEGFLAKATPEVIASKRDRAAELTATVERLRAQLADLA